In Drosophila yakuba strain Tai18E2 chromosome 2R, Prin_Dyak_Tai18E2_2.1, whole genome shotgun sequence, a single genomic region encodes these proteins:
- the LOC26535387 gene encoding uncharacterized protein LOC26535387 isoform X1, which translates to MCCTTNRQCCFFIGVLAILIATLFIGYTLYRLGTTGITHWEEASMVAWTIIIMAAIPLIIGALKEIRYLVVFWIVVTLITGVALIVIEIQIWKTFFYKSSDSAFHILGGIVIVAFYSSAVSYTSHIHMRVSWREIITNKLFFY; encoded by the exons ATGTGCTGCACTACCAACCGCCAGTGTTGTTTCTTTATCGGAGTGTTAGCGATCCTGATAGCTACCTTATTTATAGGATACACTCTTTACCGGCTAG GCACGACTGGAATAACCCATTGGGAAGAGGCGTCCATGGTAGCCTggacaattattattatggcAGCGATACCTCTTATTATAGGCGCATTAAAA GAAATTCGCTATCTTGTAGTGTTTTGGATCGTAGTCACACTTATTACCGGTGTGGCCCTGATAGttattgaaatacaaatatggAAGACCTTTTTTTATAAGAGTTCGGACTCTGCATTTCATATTCTCGGCGGAATAGTCATTGTTGCCTTC TACTCATCTGCTGTTTCATATACTTCCCATATACATATGCGCGTGAGCTGGAGGGAGATTATTACGAATAAACTATTTTtctattaa
- the LOC6530853 gene encoding organic cation transporter protein translates to MTDRQPDAKAPKPLKPVTKTGDPIISQIGDFRRYQLFFFLIVVLCKFGTGWHTLGHIFLAAPTPLSCRTENVTDPCSDKCSETEFDKSVFESTIITEWDLTCESKRLASLSQSIVMLGILFGSILFGMFADRCGRRPAFLTCCFMQLITGLIVCVSPYYWFYCLFRFLVAVATAGTMTTSFVLLMEIVGPKKRELVAILYQIPFNIGHASLALFAYFIRDWRWFQFSITIFSVVFVIYIWLVPESPRWLFTTGRVDKSIKILEKIAKCNKAPTETIRPEMEAAYAALAARQPVKKGTVVDLFRTPYMRVKTICMAINWLVVCMVYYGTAQYVSALGGNIFISNAIAAGVGIPGTCLCVLMTKYLGRKMTLLLSNGCSALGLILLACLSDQAEVVRVSCATIGLFGASVTFPNVYLYGGELFPTVVRSSGVGLCSMVGRVGSIVAPLIVDLAAYGLWVAPLIFGIFSVLAIIATIFLPETRGSPLPETLEDGETFGRKKKTQA, encoded by the exons ATGACCGACCGACAGCCGGATGCGAAGGCTCCCAAGCCACTGAAGCCCGTCACCAAGACTGGCGATCCCATAATCTCGCAGATCGGCGACTTCCGGCGCTACCAGTTGTTCTTCTTCCTAATCGTCGTACTGTGCAAATTCGGAACTGGCTGGCACACCCTGGGCCACATCTTCCTCGCCGCACCCACGCCGTTATCCTGCCGGACGGAGAATGTCACGGATCCCTGCAGTGATAAATGCTCCGAGACCGAGTTCGACAAAAGCGTTTTCGAGTCCACCATCATAACCGAGTGGGATCTCACCTGCGAGAGCAAACGGCTGGCCAGCTTGTCCCAGAGTATCGTCATGCTGGGCATCTTGTTCGGCAGCATTCTGTTCGGCATGTTTGCTGATCG GTGTGGACGACGCCCTGCCTTCCTGACCTGCTGCTTCATGCAGCTGATCACTGGCCTCATCGTCTGCGTATCACCCTACTATTGGTTCTACTGCCTCTTTAGATTTCTGGTGGCAGTGGCCACGGCGGGAACCATGACCACCAG CTTCGTCCTGCTGATGGAAATCGTGGGACCCAAGAAGCGCGAATTGGTGGCCATCCTCTACCAAATCCCCTTCAACATCGGCCACGCCTCTCTGGCGCTATTCGCCTACTTTATTCGAGACTGGCGCTGGTTTCAGTTCAGCATCACCATCTTCTCGGTCGTGTTCGTGATCTACATTTGGCTGGTGCCCGAGTCGCCACGCTGGCTCTTCACCACTGGCAGGGTGGACAAGTCCATAAAGATTCTGGAGAAGATCGCCAAGTGTAACAAGGCGCCGACGGAAACCATTCGGCCGGAGATGGAGGCAGCCTATGCGGCACTGGCAGCCCGCCAGCCGGTCAAAAAGGGCACCGTGGTGGACCTATTCCGGACACCCTATATGCGGGTGAAGACCATCTGCATGGCCATCAATTGGCTGGTGGTTTGCATGGTCTACTATGGCACCGCGCAGTATGTCTCAGCGCTTGGCGGCAACATCTTCATCAGCAACGCCATAGCCGCCGGCGTGGGCATTCCGGGCACTTGCCTCTGTGTGCTCATGACCAAGTACCTCGGACGCAAGATGACCCTGCTTCTGTCCAATGGATGCAGTGCTCTGGGCCTGATCCTATTGGCTTGCCTTTCCGATCAGGCGGAGGTGGTGCGTGTGTCGTGCGCCACCATTGGACTCTTTGGCGCCTCGGTCACCTTTCCGAATGTCTACTTGTACGGCGGAGAGCTCTTTCCCACGGTGGTGCGTTCCAGTGGAGTGGGTCTCTGCTCGATGGTTGGACGAGTGGGCTCCATTGTGGCACCGCTGATCGTCGATCTGGCTGCATACGGTCTGTGGGTGGCGCCCCTGATCTTTGGAATTTTCTCCGTTCTGGCAATCATCGCCACAATTTTCTTGCCGGAGACACGAGGATCTCCTCTGCCGGAAACACTGGAGGATGGAGAGACTTTCGGCCGTAAGAAGAAGACGCAGGCATAG
- the LOC26535387 gene encoding uncharacterized protein LOC26535387 isoform X2 codes for MCCTTNRQCCFFIGVLAILIATLFIGYTLYRLGTTGITHWEEASMVAWTIIIMAAIPLIIGALKEIRYLVVFWIVVTLITGVALIVIEIQIWKTFFYKSSDSAFHILGGIVIVAFVLLICCFIYFPYTYARELEGDYYE; via the exons ATGTGCTGCACTACCAACCGCCAGTGTTGTTTCTTTATCGGAGTGTTAGCGATCCTGATAGCTACCTTATTTATAGGATACACTCTTTACCGGCTAG GCACGACTGGAATAACCCATTGGGAAGAGGCGTCCATGGTAGCCTggacaattattattatggcAGCGATACCTCTTATTATAGGCGCATTAAAA GAAATTCGCTATCTTGTAGTGTTTTGGATCGTAGTCACACTTATTACCGGTGTGGCCCTGATAGttattgaaatacaaatatggAAGACCTTTTTTTATAAGAGTTCGGACTCTGCATTTCATATTCTCGGCGGAATAGTCATTGTTGCCTTCGTAT TACTCATCTGCTGTTTCATATACTTCCCATATACATATGCGCGTGAGCTGGAGGGAGATTATTACGAATAA
- the LOC6530854 gene encoding dynein light chain roadblock-type 1: MQDAETDTKRTKSYVEDVFRKVQAKPGVEDILIMNHSGVPVKTSMDRQDGLQYACLYDNLREKCQAFLSKMEPAQNLTLLRVRTKFHEVLITPDAKITVLVVQNAKDTFLNIKG, from the exons ATGCAGGATGCAGAGACAGAT ACGAAGCGAACCAAAAGCTACGTGGAGGACGTATTTCGCAAAGTGCAGGCGAAACCCGGCGTGGAGGACATATTGATCATGAATCACTCGGGTGTGCCGGTTAAGACCTCGATGGATCGCCAGGATGGCCTGCAGTACGCCTGTCTATATGACAATTTGCGGGAGAAGTGCCAGGCATTCCTCTCTAAAATGGAGCCAGCTCAAAATTTAACTCTATTGAGAGTGCGTACCAAGTTTCACGAGGTACTGATTACACCAGATGCCAAGATCACCGTTTTGGTGGTTCAGAATGCCAAGGATACGTTTCTTAACATTAAGGGTTAG
- the LOC6530855 gene encoding uncharacterized protein LOC6530855 produces MKPKDLDYSQEKKSDAAGRDSNNESPHPTSSGFRPRFTLSSPFYQGATTFGGSAATIDVSHHSSFTRTLSSEVNKTKETANYSESGESRILKRRRLYAFLNQKEIMYRKYRKILNNSEMELDKSQLSFKKNQVTKPVMRTFFFSEPFPLKPLNSRRNFIFSDPTPL; encoded by the coding sequence ATGAAGCCGAAAGATTTGGATTATTCTCAGGAGAAAAAGAGCGACGCCGCTGGCAGGGACTCTAACAACGAGTCACCGCACCCAACATCCTCCGGGTTTAGGCCACGTTTCACGTTAAGCTCGCCATTTTACCAGGGAGCCACTACCTTTGGCGGTAGTGCGGCCACCATTGACGTTTCGCACCATTCGAGCTTTACCAGAACGCTCTCTTCGGAAgtcaacaaaacaaaagaaactgCAAATTATTCGGAGTCCGGAGAGTCCAGGATCTTGAAACGCCGTCGTCTGTACGCCTTTCTAAATCAGAAAGAAATAATGTACAGAAAATATAGGAAAATTCTCAATAATTCAGAAATGGAGCTGGATAAATCACAATTGTCATTTAAGAAGAATCAAGTCACGAAGCCAGTAATGCGAACATTCTTCTTCTCGGAGCCGTTCCCGCTAAAACCACTTAACTCAAGGCgcaatttcatattttccgACCCAACTCCTCTGTAA
- the LOC26535687 gene encoding uncharacterized protein LOC26535687: MCCNASRQNCCIVIGFLAIIVGSADLGYRTHLIVTYGGNRWLLVSAIGWLVIIMAAVLLIVGAIKKIPTLLVIWIIVVLTCGVIQILVRIVLFTPGKKMYSQDAYHIVAGALIIILILLVFSAAYYPYAYKRELEEDEYE, from the exons ATGTGTTGCAATGCGAGCCGCCAGAACTGTTGCATCGTTATAGGATTCCTGGCGATTATTGTAGGGTCCGCCGATCTAGGATACCGAACTCATCTGATAG TCACATATGGTGGGAATCGTTGGCTATTGGTGTCTGCGATAGGCTGGTTAGTCATAATCATGGCAGCAGTTTTACTGATTGTAGGCGCAATAAAG AAAATCCCTACTCTTCTGGTTATTTGGATAATAGTAGTACTGACTTGCGGAGTTATTCAGATTCTTGTAAGAATTGTACTATTCACTCCAggcaaaaaaatgtattcacAAGACGCGTACCATATTGTTGCTGGGGCCCTTATAATAATTCTTATAC TCTTGGTATTTTCTGCCGCGTACTACCCTTATGCATACAAACGTGAACTTGAAGAAGACGAATAcgaataa
- the LOC26535140 gene encoding uncharacterized protein LOC26535140, producing MCLNANQKPCCVTIALLAILVGIIEFSYDCIHLALYGMNKWLVGALIAWIPIFIAAVFLIIGTLREIPILLLIWVIVSLICGVALIIIKIGLMIYLPRLGLHVDIVVAILNVIFLLLVFVWAAYPYAYMRELKGQKII from the exons ATGTGCTTGAATGCGAACCAAAAGCCTTGTTGCGTCACAATAGCTTTGCTTGCGATTTTGGTCGGTATTATAGAGTTCTCTTACGACTGCATTCATTTAG CCTTGTATGGAATGAACAAATGGTTGGTGGGAGCATTGATCGCATGGATTCCCATTTttattgctgctgtttttctgATTATAGGGACACTCAGG GAAATACCCATTCTTTTGCTTATTTGGGTAATAGTGTCACTGATTTGCGGAGTGGCTTTGATAATTATAAAGATCGGATTGATGATATACTTACCTAGGCTTGGTTTACATGTAGATATTGTGGTTGCCATTTTGAATGTCATATTTTTAT tgctcGTCTTCGTTTGGGCCGCCTACCCTTATGCATACATGCGTGAACTAAAGggacaaaaaattatttaa
- the LOC26535497 gene encoding LOW QUALITY PROTEIN: uncharacterized protein LOC26535497 (The sequence of the model RefSeq protein was modified relative to this genomic sequence to represent the inferred CDS: inserted 1 base in 1 codon), whose translation MSTKTILKFSKMCKSKSPFLWILGGIAFVFILIGLLRHVFNISTYDIIFLTPVVIFIGIAFAIKIMSDVEYIHLALLSICVIPICCAFVFALKIHLLLKDWNSIEIFFKIAHILHLTFLIGKKMYYCXKKISKVISVFMLLASVYLRLLFK comes from the exons ATGTCTACAAAAACAATcttaaaattttcaaaaatgtgtaAAAGTAAATCGCCTTTTTTATGGATTCTGGGAGGTATTGCATTCGTATTCATTTTGATAGGACTGCTGCGACAtg TGTTTAATATCAGCACATACGATATTATTTTCCTTACTCCGGTTGTTATTTTCATTGGCATTGCctttgcaataaaaattatgtCGGATGTG GAGTATATACATTTAGCTTTGCTCTCTATTTGTGTCATACCAATATGCTGTGCTTTCGTATTTGCGTTGAAGATACACCTTCTGCTCAAGGATTGGAATtctattgaaatattttttaaaatcgCTCATATTTTACATCTAACGTTTTTAATTGGTAAGAAAATGTattatt aaaaaaaaatatctaaagtTATCAGTGTTTTCATGCTTTTGGCTTCTGTTTATCTTCGCctattatttaaatga
- the LOC26536162 gene encoding uncharacterized protein LOC26536162, producing the protein MCNFFSGKLTGRLELGLWAIAIIALSVVIIIYVSTRETFGVYHKIAIGGFSFTILAAIFLLFGAIWKKGCLVWTWVVIIILVVIIITTVYIIKLCKEWEFTTERTRVYTIFGLIISPCFCLYLVILSVLYALELKKSRSEMEDRIVIYSLWCF; encoded by the exons atgtgcAACTTTTTTTCTGGAAAACTTACCGGTCGATTAGAATTAGGTCTTTGGGCCATCGCCATAATAGCACTAAGTGtcgttattattatatatgtgtCTACCC GTGAAACCTTTGGAGTATACCACAAAATCGCAATTGGGGGATTCAGCTTTACAATTCTTGCTGCAATATTCCTTCTGTTTGGTGCAATCTGG AAAAAGGGCTGTCTTGTGTGGACTTGGGTGGTTATAATTATTTTGGTAGTTATTATAATTACTACCGTATATATTATCAAGTTGTGCAAAGAATGGGAGTTTACCACAGAGCGGACTAGAGTATACACCATATTCGGTTTAATAATTAGTCCAT GTTTCTGTTTGTATTTGGTTATCCTATCAGTGTTATATGCATTGGAATTGAAAAAATCAAGAAGTGAAATGGAAGACCGTATCGTTATATATTCTCTGTGgtgcttttaa